The Chitinophaga niabensis genome segment GACATTCATGCCTCCGTAAAGTTCCTTTCAACTGCCCTGGGGATCAGCTTTCCCGAACCGGAACATATTCGGGCACAGGACCTGGATATGAGCTATCTGGGGAAAGTGGTGCCTGCGGAATGGCTGACCACGCAGACCTATAACGGGGGTACCTTCATTGAACTTATTCAGCCGCTTTCCGGCCAAAGCATGTTCCATGACTACCTTGCTAAGTTTCCCGCCGGCGGCACACAGCACCTGGCCTTTCGTTTACCGGTCAGCGGTTTCGATAAGGTGATCGGGGAGTTCCAGGAACAGGGTTATGCACTTATCAGCGAAGTGGACCACCCAATTGCAAGAATGAAGTTCTTCGATACCTATGCAACACTGGGCGTTGTTACCGAGATCATGGGTATTACACCGGAAGGATGGACCGCCATTAAACAAATGGAAAAGAGCCGCTAAGGGGTTTCGCAGCTATAAAGAGGCCTTCAGATCGTTTGATCTGAAGGCCTTCATGTTAATCATCCCTCTTTAAAACCCGTTTTCAGTCAGCCAGCTTCTGAACATCCTGAACCAATTGTCCTTACTGCCCGCATCGGTTAGGGCAAATCCATGCCCGCCCGATTGCAGTATATGCATTTCGGCCTTTACATTGGCTTTCAGCAGGGCATCAAAAAAGGAAAGCGTGTTCTTAACAGGGATCACATCATCATCTGCGGCATGTACCATAAAGGTGGGTGGCGTGGTAGCCGTTACATGTTTGTCCGTACTGTAGAGGTTTAATAATTCCGGGGAAGGCTGTTTGCCGATCAGGTTTTCACGGGTACGGGGAATGGCCGGGTCATAAATGATCACAGGATAGAGTAAAGCCATGAAGTCTGGCCGGAGGTTGCTCTTTTCTTCGTTGCTGATCACCACCCTGTTTTGTTGCGTTCCTTCCATCGATACCAGGTGGCCACCTGCCGAAAGGCCCATCATCCCTACTTTTTTTGGATCAATCCCCCACTCCGCTGCCCTTTTACGCACCAGCCTGATGGCTGCCTGTGCATCCTGCAAAGGCCCGATGGACCTGTTGATCATGATCGTATCATTGGGTAAACGGTATTTTACAATAAAAGCGGCAATGCCTTCTTTATTAAGCGCCTTCGCTATTTCTTCGCATGCCGCCAGCGACAGGAGGCGATAACCTCCTCCCGGAAAGATAAGTATAGCCGTACCGGTGGCAGTTTGTTCCTCAGGGAAAAAAGGAATGAGTGCCGGTTGTGTTATCCGGGTTATAAGCCCGTCGGCATCTGTTTGCTCCTGGTAATCTGCCGGCACCTGGCGGGCATTAGGTACATGGGTTTCGTAAAGTGGTATTGGTACCTGCTGAGCGGTAGCCTGTTGCAGGCAAATAATAAACAGCAGCATTGTGAACCTGATCATCATACACCAAAAGTACAGATGCCTATATACCGCGGCTATGCAAAAATGCTCAAATTATCCCGCTGTTCTGAAGCGGGTTGGCTGCACGCCATAGACCGATTTGAATGCCCTGCTGAAAGCTGCCGCATTTTCAAAGCCGCACATCCAGGCGATATCCTGCACCTGCTCGTCTGTATGTTGCAGTAAACCTGCGGCCTGTTGCAGCCTGATGCCGGTAAGGTACTGGTAGGGTGTAGTATGAAAAACAGATTTAAACTGCCTGACCAGTTGTGGAACGGACAGGCCGGCCTCGGTACCGATCCTGTTCAGATCAATGGTATCCCCATGAAAGGAATGCAGGAGATCTTTTGCTATACACAAACGTTTATATATTTCCTTCCTGGTGCTGGCTTTAACTGCCTTCACCCGGGTGGCACTCTTTGCATCCAGCTGATGTACGTTTACCAGGTAACGTAACATGAACACAAAATACTCGTCTGTCATGGTCTCGTTATATCCCTTGGTTTCAAGCAAGCGTATAAGACCGGATAATTGCCTGTTCATATCCGGTGTTATGTTACGCAGGGTCTGAAAAAATTCAGGCATATTGCCATTGCCCCCGCCGGGATGTTCCAGCACGTACTCTTCACTGTGCAGTGTATCGAACAACACGGATGAGGCTAAGGTGTTTTTAAAGAAGATGGATAAACACTGTACCTTCTCTTTACTGTCAATGCGGCAGGAATAGTGCTGATCATCATTTAAGACAAGGAATTGGCCCGGACGGACCACTAATTGCCGGCCATCAATACCGTAAATTTCCTCCCCGCTTAATATTGTTTTAATGGAAAGACAGCCTACATGGTCGTCACAATAACTTTCCCTGCTCTCTGCATTGAAGATAATATTGTGCTTTCTGAATTTACTAAAATGCAGTGCTTCATCAAAGCCAGGTTTAGAATGATCGGGTAAACTGGTAAAATACATGATGATCTAAAGTTACAGGAAATTGAGCATTTTGGCACAGCGCTACTACCCCGCCATGGGTATTTTACGCATATGAAGCTCCTGGTCATTTTAATTTCGGTAACCTGCCTGCAAATAACTCCTGTCAAAATAAAAGCCCCTGAGCATGTGGCCAGGCCGGCAGCAATGAAAAATGCCGGCCAAAGGAACATTAAAAAGCTTTGTGATGCCGCAGCACTAATTGCAGGTTGATCAGAACAGGCTTTTTTATCAAGCAATATTTAATTATTCGCCTTTTGCATATATTACATACATTTACGTAATTAATATCAAAGATGAAAGGTACAAACCTCGGAGAATTCGAAGAGTTGGTGCTACTCACCGTTGCAGCATTGACAAATGAAGCATACAGCGTAGCTATATGTGACGAACTTTCGAACCATACCGGCCGCTCGGTGAAACTCGGCGTAGTGCACGCAGTACTCAACCGTCTTGAAGAGAAGGGACTGTTGAAAAGCGAGCTGGGGGAAGCAACGAATGCCCGTGGCGGCAAACGCAAAAGGTTCTATGAACTCACTATGCAGGGAAAAACAGCATTGATCAACGCCAAATCCATGCGCGATCAGCTGTGGGCCAGGATACCATCGCTTGCCTGGAAAAACATGTAGCATGAAAGAACACCATCCGCCCGCCTGGGCGCAGCGATTTGTTGAATGGTATTGTAAACCCGGGCTCGTAGAGGACCTTACAGGAGACCTCAACGAATGCTTCGGGCGAAATGTACAATCCCTCGGGCCACGCCGTGCAAAGCTGATCTACATCATTGATGCCTTCAAGTTCTTCCGAAGTTATACCGTACGAAGCTCAATATTTACGAACCTTTTTATGAACCGTATCATGATCGGAAGCTACGTCAAAACATCAGGGCGCAACATCATGCGCAACAAGCTGTTCTCCTTCATCAATATCCTTGGCCTTGCCATCAGCATGTCCGTTGGCTTACTGCTGATAGCGTTTGTACTCGACCTGCGTTCGTACGACAGGTTCCATAAAAATGGCGAAAGGATCTATCGCATTACCAATGTATTGACCTCCAATAATGAAGACAACGGCAAGTTTGCCACCACATCCGCAAAAACGGGAAAGCTCATCCGCGAGAAAGTAAGCGGCATAGAAGAAGTGACTACTATGCGCAACAACTTTTCGGGTGATGCCAGGGTGGGCGACAATGTTCTTCCTATCCGGGGTTTCTGGGCCGAGTCCTCGCTGTTCAGGACCTTTACATTTCCGATGGTGGAAGGCAACCCCGCAACGGCGCTGAAAGATCCTTATTCAGTTGTGCTCACGGAAACGGCAGCAAGGAAATTGTTCGGCAACCAGGCTGCATTCGGCAAGGCCATCCAGGTGGATACACTCATTTACCAGGTGACCGGGATCATGAAGGACGTTCCCTTCTTTTCCCATATCAGTTTCGAAGCGCTGGTATCCTTATCCACCGTTGAACAAAACAATAAAGGGGAATGGACGGACATGTGGTCCAACTCCGTGTATCTCCTCCCCGCTGAAAATGCGGACATGGCTGCCATCCGGTCCCAGCTCCACGCAATTGCAAAGGAAGAAAACCTCGCCGGAGAAAATTCAAAGATCCAGCTCGAGCTCCTCCCTTTATATAACATTGTGGTGGGAGAAAGCCTCCGTCAATCTGAGGGTGGCCCTGGCTATACGGGCCCTCACATGTCTCCTGTTGTACTTTGGATCCTTGGCGGGCTGGCATTGGTTGTAATATTGTCTGCCTGCTTCAACTATACCAATCTTTCCATAGCACGCGCTATGCGCCGCATTAAGGAAATAGGCCTTCGCAAAGCTATCGGCGCCGGAAAGGGCCAGGTACGCCTGCAGTTCCTGGCAGAGGCGGTTATGATCTCCCTGGCAGCCCTTCTTCTTTCATTCCTCCTGTTCCTCGTATTGCGGCCACTGCTGATCAATATGGCGCCGGAAATGCAGCGCACCGTAAAGCTCGATCTAACGCCATCCATGGTTGCGACCTTCATCGTTTTTTCTGTTACCGTAGGTGTTATGGCCGGTTTCATGCCCGCTGTGTTCTTTTCAAAGATAAGCCCCATCAATGCGTTCGGAAATGTTGCGTCGATGAAAATGTTCAAACACCTCACGCTCAGGCGCGCACTGGTGGTGATCCAATACACGGTTACACTGATCTTTATTACAACAACCGCCATTGGTTATGTACAGTATAAGAACATCCTGGCTTTTGACCTGGGATTCAGTACAGCAAACATCCTGAACATTAATATGCAGGATAATAAACCGGACGCCTTCCTCAAGGAACTTGGTGAGATGCCGGAAGTAACCGCACTCTCCCGCTCGCTGATCACCACGGGCGTTGGGAACGCCTGGGGCGGCAATATGAAATACAAAGATTCGCGGGATTCTGTTCTGGTTATGACCAATCACGTTGACGAAAACTATTTGCCGCTGCATGACTATAAACTCGTTGCCGGCGGAAACTTTATTGCCCGCCCCGCCACCGCCCAGGCCACCGGCGAGGTGATCGTGAACCAGCAGGTTTTAAAAAGGTTCAACATTGGCGCCGGCAACCCCGGGAAAGCAATCGGGGAGCAGATCTCATTGAATGGACGAAAATTGACCATTGTTGGCGTAATACAGGACTTTCATTATGGGAAGGTGGAAAACCTCATCGGACCGGTAGCATTCACTTTCTGGACACCGGAAGACAGGGCTATTATCAGCGCTAAAATACAAAGCGCGGACATGCCGGCCACCGTAGCTAAGATCGAATCCGCATGGAAGAAGATCGATCGCGTGCATCCGTTTATGGCTGAATTCTATGACGAAGAAATAGCAGATGCATACAGCGAATTTTCTACCATGATCAAGATCATTGGCTTCCTTTCGTTCCTGGCCATTTCCATCGCATCCATGGGATTGTTTGGAATGGTGGTATTCACCACCGAAACAAGATTAAAGGAGATCGGCATCCGGAAGGTGATGGGGGCCGGCATCGGCAACCTTATATACTTGCTGAGCCGCAGTTTTCTTTTCCTCCTGTCAATATCCGCAATTATTGCACTGCCGGCAACTTACCTCTTCTTCAGGATCTTTGTACTTCCCCATTACCCTTATCATACACCCGTGCAGATCACTGAGCTGTTCGCTGGTTTACTGGCGGTACTGCTGATCGCGTTCATGATGATCGGTTCGCAGACGTTGAAGGCGGCGAGGAGTAACCCGGTGGCGGTGCTGAAAAGCGAATAACACTACTAATCAAACATAAAAGAAAGGAGATGGTATTTTCACACCATCTCCTTTCTTGCATCTGCATATAAGAAGTAGTACATTAGTAACAGGAACCCTTCAGACTCCAAATTTTGTGCATTATTCATTTTTAACCCGGTAGATTATGAATATGTTAATTGCATTCCACGTGCGTAAACTTCCGATTGAATTTTTCCAATTTTACCCCGTTAAAATCGAGTGAAATACATCGGATAGCCCAACTATCTATCGCTTTTATTCTATTCGTTTATTTCTACCATCGTCTAAATCAAATCTTATGCATTTCTTAAAGAAAAGGCTTAATCTGATGTGGTGCGCCCATCAGAGAACATGGGCATGCATGGCATTGCTCCTTTTGGGAAGCCCGGCAAGCCGGGCAACCACTGCTTCTTTAGCACCTCATTCGCATACCGTTGTATCGCAGGCCGACCGGCGTATTACAGGCAGGGTGACCAGCGATGCCGGAGAGGGTTTACCCGGGGTGAGCGTTATGATCAAAGGCACCACTACCGGTACGGTCACTGATGCCGAGGGTAATTATGCTATCAATATACCAAATGAAAATACCATCCTGGTGTTTTCGTATATCGGTTTCCTTAGCCAGGAGCTGAAACCCGGGCAAAGCGGCACACTCCATGTGCAACTCGTGCCTGATTCAAAATCGCTCGACGCTGTAGTGGTAGTGGGTTATGGTACACAAAAGAAAGTGAACCTCACCGGAGCTGTAGACCAGGTGAACCCGGCTGCACTTCGGAACCGCCCCGTACCCAACCTGGCCCAGGGCCTTGTTGGAGTGGTACCGAACCTGAACCTGAGGATGCTGGACGGAAAACCTACGCAATCCCCTTCATTTAACATCCGCGGAACTACTTCCATCGGGCAGGGCGGTAGTGCATTGGTGCTGATCGATGGTGTGGAAGGTGATCCCCGCATGCTCAACCCCAACGATGTGGAAAGCATCTCCGTTTTGAAAGATGCTGCATCTGCTTCTATTTATGGAGCGCGTGCCGCATTTGGTGTAGTGCTTATTACCACTAAGATGCCCGTGGCAGGAAAAACAAGCCTTTCCTATTCCGCAAACTATGCTATCAAATCGCCTACTACCATACCGGACAATATCACCGATTCCTATCCATGGGCAAAAGCATTCAGCGATGCATGGTCCAGGTGGAACGACAACGGTAGCACGCCTACGGCGATCAATAAAACCATCAGCTTCTCTCCCACTTACCTCGCGGAAATAAAGAGAAGATATGAAGACCCTTCTTTGCCGAGAATAGAAGTGACGCCCGGTACCAATGAATACCAATACTATTACAGCACCGACTGGTACAATGAATTATATAAGAAAAATTTTGGCGCGCAGGAACATAACCTGTCCCTTTCCGGGGGAAGCGACAAAGCTACTTTTTACCTGAGCGGTAGGTACAACGGCCAGGATGGTTTGTTCCGCTACAATAGCGACAACTATAAGATGTACAACCTGCGTGCAAAAGGCAGCATGCATTTAACGCCCTGGCTGCTGATCGACAACAACATGGAGTTTTCCACGCAGAAGTATCACCAGCCGCTGAACGTTGGTGAAGGTAGCGGTGTATACAGGAATATTGCAGATGAAGGCCACCCATTAGCTCCCTTATTGAATCCGGACGGTACGCTGTCATTTTCAGCAGCCTATACGGTGGGTGATTATTACATAGGCCGGAACGCTGTTGATGCCACACAACGTTTCCTTAAGAACAGGGTTGGCGCCAGGGCACACTTCCTGGACGACAAGCTGAACATCCGCGCGGACTTTACTTTCCAGAGCACGGATGTAGCCTCCCAGCAGAACCGCGTACAGGTGCCCTACAGCCGTTATAAAGGTGTGATAGGTTATACCGGTACCAATACCAACGATCTGCAGGAGCGGAAAAGAACCACCAATTATCTCGCCACCAACTTTTATGCAGATTACAAACACCAGTTCAGCGGTGGCCATAACTTCACTTTCCTGGCTGGCTTCAACTACGAACAATCTGTTTACAGCAATTTAACAGCACAGCGTAACGGTGTTGTGTATGGTGCTGCAGACGATATCAGCCTGGCGCTTGGCCAGAGCATCACTACCACCGGCGGTTACCAGAAATGGGCCATCGCAGGCGGCTTCTACCGCATTAACTATAACTTCCGCGAACGTTACCTGCTGGAAGTGAACGGACGTTATGATGGTTCTTCCAAGTTCCCTACCGATCAGCAATGGGCATTCTTCCCTTCTGTATCTGCCGGCTGGAGAGTGTCTGAAGAACCATTCTGGACTGTGAGTCCAAAAGTATTGTCGAATATTAAACTACGTGCCTCATATGGTTCGCTGGGTAACGGGAACATCAGCCCTTACACCTTTTACGAAAAATTCTCCATCTCGCAGTCCGGCCGCATCATCAATGGCGTCCGGCCACAGGCTACCCGTCAACCGGTAGTGTTACCGGATGGGCTCACATGGGAAACTTCCACCACTGGTAACCTGGGCCTCGATTTCTCCGCCCTCAATAACCGCCTGACATTTACAGGTGATTTTTACAGGCGTTGGACCAAAGACATGTTTACCGTTGGGCCCAATGTACCGGAAGTATTCGGTACCACGCAGCCGTTTGGTAACTATGCGGACCTTGAAACTACCGGCTGGGAGTTGTCTGTTAGCTGGGACGACAAGTTTGACATGGCATCGAAACCCTTTACTTATGGCGTAAGGGTTGCCTTAGCCGATTCATGGTCAGACATTACCAAATACAACAACCCGGATAAAAACCTGACCGACTATTATGAAGGTCAGCGCGTGGGTGAGATCTGGGGATACCGTGTAGAAGGACTGTTCAGATCTGCTGACGATATTGCCAAATCACCCTCACAGGCAAATGTGCCCAGCACCAATACCCGCAAGAACTATGTAGGCGATCTCAAGTTCAGGAACCTGGATGGCGACAATACGATCTACCAGGGCCTGAACCGCGTAGGGAACTCCGGTGATAAAACCATTATCGGTAACTCCGAACCGCGTTATACATATGGGCTGAGCCTTTATGGCGACTGGAACGGGATCTTCATTTCCACTTTCTTCCAGGGAGTGATGAAACAGGATTGGTACCCTTCAGCAGAAGCCCGTTTCTGGGGAATGTATAACCGCCCTTATAACGCCTACCCACGCTGGCAGGAAAACAATATGTTCCGCGAAGAGCTGGGAAATTTCGATGCCTACCTGCCCCGCCTTGTTGGCTATATAGCCCAGGGAACCGGCCGTGCATTACAAGTGGCCAATGACCGTTATCTGCAGAATGCAGCCTATATCAGGCTGAGGAATATACAGATCGGTTATACGCTCCCGCAACGCCTCGTATCTAAGATCCATGCCCGCGACCTGAAGGTGTATGTGTCCGGCGAAAACCTCTGGACATGGTCGCCCATGTACAAATGGACACGCGATACAGACGTGACCAATATCTACGGCTCTGACCGTGATCTGAGCGGTGGCACCAGCGGCGATGGTTATAACTATCCCATGCTGAAAGCGGTATCAATTGGTTTGACCCTTAATTTTTAAATCATGACGACAGGAAAAATATTCAACTATACACTCACGCTGCTGTTGCTGTTATCAGCCAGCTCCTGTGACCTGAATGAAGTGCCGGTAGACACTGCCACCAATGAAGCGGTGTTCGGTTCTGAAAGCGGCCTGGAATTATATTCCAACTCGTTCTATGACCTGCTCCCCAATACGGATGTAGGCGTATTCCAGGATGACGATAATTCAGACCTCGTAGCCCGGAACGGCGTAGACAACTACCTGGCACCAAACGCCCTTTCTCCTATCACCAGCTCCGGCTGGTCCTGGACGGACCTGCGCAACATCAATTACTTCATTGAAAACGCAGAAAAGAGTAAAGTATCCACCAAAGGGCATTTCCTTGGCGTAGCACGCTTTTTCCGCGCCCTGTTCTACTACGAGAAAGTAAAAAGGTTCGGCGATGTACCCTGGATCGATAAACCGATAGACATCACCGACACGGCAAAGCTGAAAGCGCCACGCGATAACAGGTTTGATGTGATGGACAAAGTGCTGGCAGACCTCAACTATGCGATAGAAAACATCACGCTGACTGCCGACCCAAGCTGCACACGCATCACCAAAAATGTGGCCCGCGCTTACAAAACACGCATCTGCCTGTTCGAAGCATCGTTGCGTAAATATCATACGAGCTATAACAAGCAAGCCACTGCCGATGCCTGGTTTGAGGAAGTAGTGAAAGAAGCAAACGCTATCACTGGTTTTACATTGCACGCAGGCGCTACACCGGACAGGGGATACCGCGAGCTGTTCATTGCGAAATCTGCATTCGCAGACGAGACGATCCTTTCCGTAGCACTGAGCAGCAGTCTCCAGGTATTCAGCTCGGCAAACCGCCGGTTCATCAGCCCAACGTATGGTAACCGCCCCAGCCTTACACGCCGTTTTATCAATACTTACCTCAACCTGGATGGTACCCCCTTCACCAGCAATGCAGGATATGCCACAACACCTTTCGTGGATGAAGTGAAAAATCGTGATCTCCGCCTCAAACAAACGATCCGCCTGGGAGATTACCGTAGAACAGAAAACGGTTCGCCTGTTGTTGCGCCACCGAATTTCAGCCAGACCTATACCGGTTATCAGCCTATCAAATGGTGCTATGACGAACGTTTCCCCTTCGACGATGAAAGCCGTAACGACAATGCACATATTGTTATGCGCT includes the following:
- a CDS encoding ABC transporter permease, coding for MKEHHPPAWAQRFVEWYCKPGLVEDLTGDLNECFGRNVQSLGPRRAKLIYIIDAFKFFRSYTVRSSIFTNLFMNRIMIGSYVKTSGRNIMRNKLFSFINILGLAISMSVGLLLIAFVLDLRSYDRFHKNGERIYRITNVLTSNNEDNGKFATTSAKTGKLIREKVSGIEEVTTMRNNFSGDARVGDNVLPIRGFWAESSLFRTFTFPMVEGNPATALKDPYSVVLTETAARKLFGNQAAFGKAIQVDTLIYQVTGIMKDVPFFSHISFEALVSLSTVEQNNKGEWTDMWSNSVYLLPAENADMAAIRSQLHAIAKEENLAGENSKIQLELLPLYNIVVGESLRQSEGGPGYTGPHMSPVVLWILGGLALVVILSACFNYTNLSIARAMRRIKEIGLRKAIGAGKGQVRLQFLAEAVMISLAALLLSFLLFLVLRPLLINMAPEMQRTVKLDLTPSMVATFIVFSVTVGVMAGFMPAVFFSKISPINAFGNVASMKMFKHLTLRRALVVIQYTVTLIFITTTAIGYVQYKNILAFDLGFSTANILNINMQDNKPDAFLKELGEMPEVTALSRSLITTGVGNAWGGNMKYKDSRDSVLVMTNHVDENYLPLHDYKLVAGGNFIARPATAQATGEVIVNQQVLKRFNIGAGNPGKAIGEQISLNGRKLTIVGVIQDFHYGKVENLIGPVAFTFWTPEDRAIISAKIQSADMPATVAKIESAWKKIDRVHPFMAEFYDEEIADAYSEFSTMIKIIGFLSFLAISIASMGLFGMVVFTTETRLKEIGIRKVMGAGIGNLIYLLSRSFLFLLSISAIIALPATYLFFRIFVLPHYPYHTPVQITELFAGLLAVLLIAFMMIGSQTLKAARSNPVAVLKSE
- a CDS encoding RagB/SusD family nutrient uptake outer membrane protein, which translates into the protein MTTGKIFNYTLTLLLLLSASSCDLNEVPVDTATNEAVFGSESGLELYSNSFYDLLPNTDVGVFQDDDNSDLVARNGVDNYLAPNALSPITSSGWSWTDLRNINYFIENAEKSKVSTKGHFLGVARFFRALFYYEKVKRFGDVPWIDKPIDITDTAKLKAPRDNRFDVMDKVLADLNYAIENITLTADPSCTRITKNVARAYKTRICLFEASLRKYHTSYNKQATADAWFEEVVKEANAITGFTLHAGATPDRGYRELFIAKSAFADETILSVALSSSLQVFSSANRRFISPTYGNRPSLTRRFINTYLNLDGTPFTSNAGYATTPFVDEVKNRDLRLKQTIRLGDYRRTENGSPVVAPPNFSQTYTGYQPIKWCYDERFPFDDESRNDNAHIVMRWAEVLLNKAEALAELNRMTAADWAATIGALRKRAGITGVTLTTVPAVPDPYMVTFFANKFTNPVLLEVLRERGVELIFEGLRPDDLRRWKLGELFQSAPMNGMYVPALGEYDLNGDGTKDVYFYQGTKPPSTTPGIAFVDVSPSTAVGRLQLSNGTSGEVMWNPGQRQWIDAKYLYPIPQAVRDRNPALGQNPGWQ
- a CDS encoding AraC family transcriptional regulator → MYFTSLPDHSKPGFDEALHFSKFRKHNIIFNAESRESYCDDHVGCLSIKTILSGEEIYGIDGRQLVVRPGQFLVLNDDQHYSCRIDSKEKVQCLSIFFKNTLASSVLFDTLHSEEYVLEHPGGGNGNMPEFFQTLRNITPDMNRQLSGLIRLLETKGYNETMTDEYFVFMLRYLVNVHQLDAKSATRVKAVKASTRKEIYKRLCIAKDLLHSFHGDTIDLNRIGTEAGLSVPQLVRQFKSVFHTTPYQYLTGIRLQQAAGLLQHTDEQVQDIAWMCGFENAAAFSRAFKSVYGVQPTRFRTAG
- a CDS encoding PadR family transcriptional regulator, encoding MKGTNLGEFEELVLLTVAALTNEAYSVAICDELSNHTGRSVKLGVVHAVLNRLEEKGLLKSELGEATNARGGKRKRFYELTMQGKTALINAKSMRDQLWARIPSLAWKNM
- a CDS encoding VOC family protein, with the protein product MSSINNTITALEFAQIGWVVPDIHASVKFLSTALGISFPEPEHIRAQDLDMSYLGKVVPAEWLTTQTYNGGTFIELIQPLSGQSMFHDYLAKFPAGGTQHLAFRLPVSGFDKVIGEFQEQGYALISEVDHPIARMKFFDTYATLGVVTEIMGITPEGWTAIKQMEKSR
- a CDS encoding alpha/beta hydrolase — its product is MMIRFTMLLFIICLQQATAQQVPIPLYETHVPNARQVPADYQEQTDADGLITRITQPALIPFFPEEQTATGTAILIFPGGGYRLLSLAACEEIAKALNKEGIAAFIVKYRLPNDTIMINRSIGPLQDAQAAIRLVRKRAAEWGIDPKKVGMMGLSAGGHLVSMEGTQQNRVVISNEEKSNLRPDFMALLYPVIIYDPAIPRTRENLIGKQPSPELLNLYSTDKHVTATTPPTFMVHAADDDVIPVKNTLSFFDALLKANVKAEMHILQSGGHGFALTDAGSKDNWFRMFRSWLTENGF
- a CDS encoding SusC/RagA family TonB-linked outer membrane protein, whose protein sequence is MALLLLGSPASRATTASLAPHSHTVVSQADRRITGRVTSDAGEGLPGVSVMIKGTTTGTVTDAEGNYAINIPNENTILVFSYIGFLSQELKPGQSGTLHVQLVPDSKSLDAVVVVGYGTQKKVNLTGAVDQVNPAALRNRPVPNLAQGLVGVVPNLNLRMLDGKPTQSPSFNIRGTTSIGQGGSALVLIDGVEGDPRMLNPNDVESISVLKDAASASIYGARAAFGVVLITTKMPVAGKTSLSYSANYAIKSPTTIPDNITDSYPWAKAFSDAWSRWNDNGSTPTAINKTISFSPTYLAEIKRRYEDPSLPRIEVTPGTNEYQYYYSTDWYNELYKKNFGAQEHNLSLSGGSDKATFYLSGRYNGQDGLFRYNSDNYKMYNLRAKGSMHLTPWLLIDNNMEFSTQKYHQPLNVGEGSGVYRNIADEGHPLAPLLNPDGTLSFSAAYTVGDYYIGRNAVDATQRFLKNRVGARAHFLDDKLNIRADFTFQSTDVASQQNRVQVPYSRYKGVIGYTGTNTNDLQERKRTTNYLATNFYADYKHQFSGGHNFTFLAGFNYEQSVYSNLTAQRNGVVYGAADDISLALGQSITTTGGYQKWAIAGGFYRINYNFRERYLLEVNGRYDGSSKFPTDQQWAFFPSVSAGWRVSEEPFWTVSPKVLSNIKLRASYGSLGNGNISPYTFYEKFSISQSGRIINGVRPQATRQPVVLPDGLTWETSTTGNLGLDFSALNNRLTFTGDFYRRWTKDMFTVGPNVPEVFGTTQPFGNYADLETTGWELSVSWDDKFDMASKPFTYGVRVALADSWSDITKYNNPDKNLTDYYEGQRVGEIWGYRVEGLFRSADDIAKSPSQANVPSTNTRKNYVGDLKFRNLDGDNTIYQGLNRVGNSGDKTIIGNSEPRYTYGLSLYGDWNGIFISTFFQGVMKQDWYPSAEARFWGMYNRPYNAYPRWQENNMFREELGNFDAYLPRLVGYIAQGTGRALQVANDRYLQNAAYIRLRNIQIGYTLPQRLVSKIHARDLKVYVSGENLWTWSPMYKWTRDTDVTNIYGSDRDLSGGTSGDGYNYPMLKAVSIGLTLNF